The following proteins are co-located in the Paludibaculum fermentans genome:
- a CDS encoding heparinase II/III domain-containing protein: protein MFTPTRRAVLAAPAAALLANAQDVKTPPESRRLLSSKYEAGPFANLLLPRTQWNPYPRATDRPAWQALPQDLRSAFVAAANQQKGKPWPSLPATVFLDFQRNGNRTRFEDLSFGRRNRLRQAVLAECMEGEGRFLDDILDGLWLVCEESFWGVPAHIGAQKAGNGLPDISEPIVDLFAAETANTVAWTDYLLGAQLEKLSPLIRPRLLAEVRRRMLEPCATRNDFGWMGLDPQHQSPLNNWTPWIDSNWLAANLLMERDEARRSATAYRILNSIDRFLDYYHPDGGCDEGPSYWSRAGASLFECLELLHSASSGRLDYFGTPLVHEIGTYIYKAHIAADWYVNFADASARVVPNGNLVWRYGQRIKDPGMIAHGAWIAATHPKPHVEPEALGRAIDEVFHTADLRAASAAAQPPLVRDVFLPGVQVFTARRRQGSTEGFYVAAQGGHNAESHNHNDVGNFIVFHDGEPVLVDVGVEMYTAKTFSSRRYEIWTMQSGWHNCPTINGVSQQAGRRFEAATVTSSSDDRSALFSLELQHAYLAEAGVKQWRRQVRLDRTANSVSIQDQFQLTKTESVELSLITIRAPKEVAPGELHLEGGFVLRYDKSLRAVIDEHASTDARLQPIWGPLVRRIRLSSTTPPAEGGYTVAITRT from the coding sequence ATGTTCACTCCCACCCGGCGTGCGGTCCTGGCGGCGCCTGCCGCCGCCTTGCTGGCCAACGCCCAGGACGTCAAGACCCCGCCGGAATCGCGCCGGCTGTTGTCCTCGAAGTATGAGGCAGGGCCCTTCGCCAACCTCCTGCTGCCGCGAACCCAGTGGAATCCATACCCCCGAGCCACCGACCGGCCAGCCTGGCAGGCGCTGCCGCAGGACCTCCGGTCAGCGTTTGTGGCGGCGGCCAACCAGCAGAAAGGGAAGCCCTGGCCCTCGCTTCCGGCCACCGTCTTCCTCGACTTCCAGCGCAACGGCAACCGCACGCGCTTCGAGGATCTCAGCTTCGGCCGGCGCAACCGCCTGCGCCAGGCCGTTTTGGCGGAGTGCATGGAAGGCGAAGGTCGTTTTCTCGACGACATCCTCGACGGCCTCTGGCTGGTCTGTGAGGAGAGTTTCTGGGGCGTGCCGGCGCACATCGGAGCCCAGAAGGCCGGCAACGGCCTCCCCGATATCAGCGAACCCATCGTCGACCTCTTCGCCGCGGAGACCGCCAACACAGTCGCCTGGACCGATTACCTGCTCGGGGCCCAGTTGGAGAAACTGTCCCCATTGATCCGGCCGCGTCTGCTGGCCGAGGTGCGCCGCCGCATGCTGGAGCCCTGCGCCACCCGCAACGACTTCGGCTGGATGGGGCTCGATCCCCAGCATCAAAGCCCCTTGAACAACTGGACACCCTGGATCGACTCCAACTGGCTGGCCGCCAACCTGCTCATGGAGCGGGACGAAGCCAGGCGGTCCGCCACCGCCTACCGGATCCTGAACTCCATTGACCGCTTCCTGGACTACTACCATCCCGATGGCGGCTGCGACGAAGGCCCCAGCTATTGGAGCCGTGCCGGCGCCTCTCTCTTCGAGTGCCTGGAACTGCTCCACTCCGCCTCCTCCGGGCGTCTCGACTACTTCGGCACGCCGCTGGTCCACGAAATCGGAACCTACATCTATAAGGCCCACATCGCCGCCGACTGGTATGTGAACTTCGCCGACGCCTCGGCCCGCGTCGTGCCCAACGGCAACCTGGTATGGCGCTACGGCCAGCGGATCAAGGATCCGGGAATGATCGCCCACGGAGCCTGGATCGCCGCTACCCATCCGAAACCGCACGTGGAGCCGGAAGCGCTGGGCCGCGCCATCGACGAAGTCTTCCATACCGCAGACCTGCGCGCCGCAAGCGCCGCGGCCCAGCCGCCGCTGGTGCGGGACGTCTTCCTGCCAGGAGTACAGGTCTTCACGGCACGCCGCCGCCAGGGCTCGACGGAAGGCTTCTATGTCGCCGCCCAGGGCGGTCATAACGCGGAAAGCCACAACCACAACGACGTGGGCAACTTCATCGTGTTCCACGACGGCGAACCGGTGCTCGTCGACGTGGGCGTGGAGATGTACACTGCCAAGACCTTCTCCAGCCGTCGCTATGAAATTTGGACCATGCAGTCCGGCTGGCACAACTGCCCCACCATCAACGGCGTGTCCCAGCAGGCCGGCCGGCGCTTCGAAGCGGCGACCGTGACGAGTTCCAGCGACGACCGGTCCGCTCTCTTTTCCCTGGAATTGCAGCATGCCTACCTCGCGGAAGCAGGTGTAAAGCAATGGCGGCGTCAGGTACGCCTGGATCGCACAGCCAACTCGGTTTCCATTCAGGACCAGTTCCAACTAACCAAGACCGAATCCGTCGAGCTGAGCCTGATCACCATCCGCGCACCGAAGGAAGTGGCCCCCGGTGAACTGCACCTGGAAGGCGGCTTCGTTCTGCGCTACGACAAGTCCCTGCGGGCCGTCATCGATGAGCACGCGTCCACCGATGCGCGCCTGCAGCCGATCTGGGGCCCGCTGGTGCGCCGCATCCGGCTCTCCTCCACCACGCCGCCGGCGGAAGGTGGGTACACTGTGGCAATCACCCGCACATGA